aagtgtctatgttagctatattagcctactNNNNNNNNNNNNNNNNNNNNTGTTGACAtcaatagttatattttgataaacaatcataaatgactgcaaagaggtggcaacttgtccagggtgtactccgccttccgcccaattgtagcgttggtaagcaccagcgccccgtgcgactccaaagggaataagcggtagaaaatggatggatggatggatggaatcacaaatgaatctttcagcacgtacacaaagttgacatctatagttccatccatccattttctaccgcttattccctttggggtaaaggggggcgttggtgcctatctcagctacaatcggtcggaaggcgggatacaccctggacaagtcgccacctcattgcagggccaacacagatagacagacaacattcagacgacatctatagttatattttgatagacAATTGTGACAAATGTTGATGAATACAATGTTGATGTTGCATCATCACAAAGTCAACATGGTGACTGATGAGACTTTTCTAAAGCCCGTGTTTGTTTTCTCGTGTCCTGCAGACGTcagtgaagaacatcttctcacCTGAGCGGCAGGAGTGGACATCCAGGATGGAgcaggaggagccacagcccccctacattaaagaggaggaggaggattacAGCGTCAGTCAGGATGGAGAACATcctgaaggactggaggagttctCAGTGATCCGTGTTATCGTGAagggtgaagaagaagaagaggtcaaaggtgaaagtgaggaaaggggagaggcggagagaccaagcagcagctcagctcgacacatgacaacagaaggtGATGGCGGAGACTTAGCTCCACTGTCCGATGGTGACGAGGCGACGTCTCACTCTGCTGACTCTGATGATGAAGACGAGAAGATGGGTCAGAAGGACAACACTCGCTTTATCTGCTCTCAGTGCGGGAAAACATTCAGTGAGCGGTGTAATCTGAAAAGACACACGAGAATACACACCGGAGGGAAACCTTTTACCTGCTCGGTGTGCGGCGCGGGGTTTGCGCGAAAAGACGATCTGAAAATACACACGAGAAcgcacaccggagagaaaccctTTTCGTGTTCCGTCTGCGACAAAAGCTTTTGTGTCCAAACCAACCTGGTAAGACACATGAGGActcacaccggagaaaaaccctaTTCATGTTCCATCTGCAACGCCACTTTTTGCTTCCGAACAAACCTGGTAAGACACACAAGGACGCACACCGGGGAGAGACCCTATGCTTGCTCAAGCTGCAACAAGAGCTTTTGTGTCCAATCGCACCTGGTGAGACACACGAGGACACACACTGGTGAGAAAGTGTTCAGCTGTGGTGTGTGTGACCAAAGGTTCTCTTATAAATACCAGCTGAACAAACACAAGTGTGTTGCTGACCTCGGCAATAGGGGAAGATCCTCTATGACTTCCTGAAGGACTGGACTCTGTTCAGGTAGCAGCTCAATAACAATAAGCACTCGTCATTCATTGTCGCAGGTCAAGCTGGACTAGAAGGGGGTCTCCACGTCTGTCACCACTTCTCAAGGTTTCTTCTTCTTCCCCAGCTGCGGCTTTtacagtttttccttgcccggatgtgggttTAGATCAGGAGATGTGGTTTTGAAGCCCATTTAGACACTTGTGCTTATGAAGGTCTATATGAGGAGTGTACATACTCCGCCCACGGTCCAAGTTAAATGTGAaattccgtatttccttgaattgccgccggggcgctaattaatttgaagcctcttctcactctggcgtttactaaagtcatgcggtaaaggcaagcatgcgctgattaatttaaaacctcttctctcatCCGCGCTTACCGAagccatgcggtaaatttaggcctgctcttataaatttgagtgtgatgtaaggataccatcatgaaaagcacatttgataaaaataaaaaaacgttattatggtcttacctttacttataaatgaagtccatgtgcagctccttctgatcaaaagcatggataacttgtttatagaagtcttccttatctttcttcagttttaaaagtctctctgtctcaatggagatcttcctttattaccacctcttttgattgaaagtccagtttagaaaacggttttattttagatatgtaatcctccacaagagagaggaaaaaaataaaggatggctgctcactcttgctgcttgttgtcacttcttctgcagccgagtagtcgcaagaaggatcactagcgccctctaccaccaggaggcgatagtcatttaatgactcatatttgacacacgcagctatggtatctTAATAaagcatagctgcttactgttctttttagcatatttaatagcttggaccttaaatcctactgaatagctcttaatcttcttccctttatgcgatttcaaatgattgaaatcagcctcctccattttgaaagagatgacaggtgaagtgtcactcgtgacgtgacgagtttgacccggcggaaattctagacatgtgctaattattttgcgaaacgaatttgacttggcagtaattctaggcaggtgcatactttaTACCTGGTAGcaagtcaaggaaatacagtagcaGACAGCCTCATTGCTGCAAACCTGATGTCATCTTGTGGACTATGTACATGATTAGGTTGATGACCATGAATTCTACTAGGAAGTGTGCTGAGCACAGCATTtgtttatatgacccaatccaaacaaccttttccACTCATGGTGCAGATAAAGTGTAACCAAAGTCAACCCACATTATGAgaaataacacaacctgctcactgaactttgtggacttTATAAAAAAATGTCCTGGCACCAAACATCATTTAAAATGACacccacttaaaggggaacattatcacaatttcaaaagggttaaaaacaataaaaatcagttcccaatggcttgttgtattttttgaagtttttttcaaaatgttacctgtctcggaatatccctaaataaagctttaaagtgccttattttcgctctctgcgaagacactggccatttccctgtgacgtcacacagtgctgccaatgtaaacaaacaatgggaataccacagcaagatatagcgacattagctcggattcaaactcggatttcagcgacttaagcgattcaacagatcacgcatgtattgaaacagatggttggagtatgaaaatattgaagaagaaactgaagctattgagcgaatagctattgacgctattcatagccatagcatggccgaatagctgcgttagcatcgccggtaaaatgtgcggaccaaacgatcaggactttcgcatcttttgacactggagcaacttaaatccgtcgattggtaagtgtttgtttcgcattaaatgtgggtggaaggaaacgtaatatagttgcaaatgcatctacaggttatctatacatctctgtgccatgtctgctttagcaccgccggtaaatagcatgttggcatcgattagcgtagcgtgttagcatcgattagctggcagtcaacatcaacaaatctcacctttgtgatttggttgactatggttgcaaatgcatctgcaggttatccatacatctctgtgccatgtaaaatgtggagacactctggcacattcaatgggggtctggcggcagacactttggcatcttggggccagtggtgcaacttgaatccctccctgttagtgttgttacaccctccgacaacacacccaccaggcatgatgtctccaaggttccaaaaaatagtcaaaaaaacggaaaataacagagctgagacccggtgtttgtaatgtgttgaaaatgaaaatggtggctgtgttacctcggcgacgtcacattctgacatcctcaccacatgagcgataaacagaaaggcgtttatttcaccaaaattcacccatttagagttcggaaatgggttaaaaaaatagatggtcttttttctgcaccatcaaggtatatattgacacttacataggtctgctgataatgttcccctttaagtccactgcaatgcatgatgggggaAATGtcaaacactctctccacactttaGCTGCTTGATAAGTGTGTTGGATTACAAACTTGAAGGAGGCCATCACTGAATGTGTGTCACCTTTTCATGTAAATAGGTTCCAAGGTTCTGAGATTTGTCAAAAGAATTAATGCGGCAAACTTGGATGAGTCATGCGGTTctaataaaacaagtaaaacatgaaCTATGTCATACAAATGTAATTGTTTGGTGTTGAACGACATCATATTCTGTGTGTAGTACTTACTGAGTATGTAGTATCTTGTACTCAAACACCAGTAAAACTGTACTTAAACACCAGTAAAACATTCTTAAGTGCATTTCATTGACAACCCCAGCTCAGGTGTGTTGGCGTTCAAAGTAGGAAATATGGAACAGTCAACACAAACTATCACCTACTCTACTCGTAAACACACttctttgtagtcaccagcatgtaccacctgtgtcatgtgactttgtagtcaccagcatgtaccacctgtgtcatgtgactttgtagtcaccagcatgtaccacctgtgtcacgtgactttgtagttaccagcatgtaccacctgtgtcatgtgactttgtagtcaccagcatgtaccacctgtgtcatgtgactttgtagtcaccagcatgtaccacctgtgtcacgtgactttgtagtcaccagcatgtaccacctgtgtcatgtgactttgtagtcaccagcatgtaccacctgtgtcatgtgactttgtagtcaccagcatgtaccacctgtgtcatgtgactttgtagtcaccagcatgtaccacctgtgtcacgtgactttgtagtcaccagcatgtaccacctgtgtcatgtgactttgtagtcaccagcatgtaccacctgtgtcatgtgactttgtggtcaccagcatgtaccacctgtgtcatgtgactttgtagtcaccagcatgtaccacctgtgtcatgtgactttgtgGTCACCAGCATGTGccacctgtgtcatgtgactttgtagtcaccagcatgtaccacctgtgtcatgtgactttgtagtcaccagcatgtaccacctgtgtcatgtgactttgtagtcaccagcatgtaccacctgtgtcacgtgactttgtagtcaccagcatgtaccacctgtgtcatgtgactttgtagtcaccagcatgtaccacctgtgtcacgtgacttcCTGTCATGCTGCAACAATTCTTCCATTAAATGTGTTCAGTAGAAAAATAacctttgttttgtattttgttgctCAAATATTTCCTTTAAAGAATCAAATGTATGGCTGGCGTGGCTCCGATGGTAGAGGGTTCCTGGTACAAATCCAGTTTTGTTTATGTTTGATAtaaaatactgtatcttagtagtttatgtttaatgtgaatactgtGTCTTAGGAgtttatgaatatgaatgaatgtttggggtagtaatgaatgaatgaatgttttgtgtatgaatgaatgaatggtgtatgaatgaatggatgtttggtgtatgaatatgaataaatgtttagtgtatgaatgaatgaatggtttgtgTATGAATATGCTCCcaatctgtggaacgctctccctgaccacttgagggcacctcagactgcggatgctttaaaaaaagcctttttaaagacatgcatgctggttctagctatcgggctctttctagttttatattttatctaattttttatgtttttactattattattattattattactattttttacactgtggcactttgaggttgttttctcaacgtaaagtgctttttttttacaaataaaatctattattattattattgttattattaatgtttgtTGCATGACTATCAATGAATTGGTGGTGTCTTAATTTGAATGAATGTATTGTGTATgaaaatatgaatgaatgttgatgtatgaatgaatgaatgttttggtgtgtgaatatgaatgaatatttggcgtatgaatgaatgaatgtttagggCATGattatgaatgaatgtttagggTAAgattatgaatgaatgtttggtgatgAGGTCTTGTTCCTTTCAATCGGTTCTTGTAGTTCCTGTGTGATCAGTTTGATGTATTTTGATCTTTATTACTGCACACTATGAGGATCTCCAAATAAAGTTGCATGTTGTGAAAGGTTTAAGAAGGAAGGTTCAAATAGTCACTGAGGCGTGGGGCAGATATACAGGACATATCAAGCGTGTAATGACGCCTCCTCGCCTGAGGCGGCAGTCTTGCTAGAATACACAACCTGAGTCTCGTCTGCCGGAAACACCAAATATGGTCAAGGAACCAAGCAAGGCAGCGAGACGTTTAGCTTAAAAAGCGATCAATGCTGAGTTTGTTTGGTTTTCAGCTgactaaatatacattttacagACGCCGTTGGGACAAAGAAGAACATTTAGCGCACGTTAACACGTCTTCGGTCCGGGAAGAACTCGCCTTAGTGTCCCTTTGAAGCGTCCCATGCTAGCTTAGCTcgctagctgctaacaaagacacaaagcggaagtgatcgacaaagtgtgaaaatgtgcaAAGTAGAAATGCTGAGAGTGTTGGTGaagcagcgactaactgctgctgtggaagaaatatttgtagtgttagaaagaaccatagcagaatacgaggaggaactttctagaagaaaagaggagaacgagcgacaacgtcaactactggacgctcttTTCAACAAACATCAacaaacaggtttgtttacttctttgaCTTCTCACTTGTTGACTAACTTCACTTTAGTTAACTCTGGatcggcagactggggtggtggttcctctctttaagaaggtgaaccagaagactggggtggtggttcctctctctttaagaaggtgaaccagaagactggggtggtggttcctctctctttaagaaggtgaacctgaagactggggtggtggttcctctctttttaagaaggtgaaccagaagactggggtggtggttcctgtctttaagaaggtgaacctgaagaccggggtggtggttcctctctttaagaaggggaacctgaagaccggggtggtggttcctctctttaagaaggtgaactagaagactggggtggtggttcctctctttttaagaaggtgaacctgaagactggggtggtggttcctctctttttaagaaggtgaaccagaagactggggtggtggttcctctctttttaagaaggtgaaccagaagactggggtggtggttcctgtctttaagaaggtgaaccagaagactggggtggtggttcctctctctttaagaaggtgaacctgaagactggggtggtggttcctctctttttaagaaggtgaaccagaagactggggtggtggttcctgtctttaagaaggtgaacctgaagaccggggtggtggttcctctctttaagaaggggaacctgaagaccggggtggtggttcctctctctttaagaaggtgaacctgaagactggggtggtggttcctctctttttaagaaggtgaaccagaagactggggtggtggttcctctctttttaagaaggtgaaccagaagactggggtggtggttcctctctttaagaaggtgaaccagaagactggggtggtggttcctctctctttaagaaggtgaacctgaagactggggtggtggttcctctctttttaagaaggtgaaccagaagactggggtggtggttcctgtctttaagaaggtgaacctgaagaccggggtggtggttcctctctttaagaaggtgaaccagaagaccggggtggtggttcctctctttttaagaaggtgaacctgaagactggggtggtggttcctgtctttaagaaggtgaaccagaagactggggtggtggttcctctctctttaagaaggtgaaccagaagactggggtggtggttcctctctctttaagaaggtgaaccagaagactggggtggtggttcctctctctttaagaaggtgaaccagaagaccggggtggtggttcctctctctttaagaaggtgaacctgaagactggggtggtggttcctctctttttaagaaggtgaaccagaagactggggtggtggttcctgtctttaagaaggtgaacctgaagaccggggtggtggttcctctctttaagaaggggaacctgaagaccggggtggtggttcctctctttaagaaggtgaactagaagactggggtggtggttcctctctttttaagaaggtgaacctgaagactggggtggtggttcctctctttttaagaaggtgaaccagaagactggggtggtggttcctctctttttaagaaggtgaaccagaagactggggtggtggttcctgtctttaagaaggtgaaccagaagactggggtggtggttcctctctctttaagaaggtgaacctgaagactggggtggtggttcctctctttttaagaaggtgaaccagaagactggggtggtggttcctgtctttaagaaggtgaacctgaagaccggggtggtggttcctctctttaagaaggggaacctgaagaccggggtggtggttcctctctctttaagaaggtgaacctgaagactggggtggtggttcctctctttttaagaaggtgaaccagaagactggggtggtggttcctctctttttaagaaggtgaaccagaagactggggtggtggttcctctctttaagaaggtgaaccagaagactggggtggtggttcctctctctttaagaaggtgaacctgaagactggggtggtggttcctctctttttaagaaggtgaaccagaagactggggtggtggttcctgtctttaagaaggtgaacctgaagaccggggtggtggttcctctctttaagaaggtgaaccagaagaccggggtggtggttcctctctttttaagaaggtgaacctgaagactggggtggtggttcctgtctttaagaaggtgaacctgaagaccggggtggtggttcctctctttaagaaggtgaaccagaagaccggggtggtggttcctctctttttaagaaggtgaacctgaagactggggtggtggttcctctctttttaagaaggtgaaccagaagactggggtggtggttcctctctttttaagaaggtgaaccagaagactggggtggtggttcctgtctttaagaaggtgaacctgaagaccggggtggtggttcctctctttaagaaggggaacctgaagaccggggtggtggtttctctctttaagaaggggaacctgaagaccggggtggtggttcctctctttaagaaggtgaaccagaagactggggtggtggttcctctctctttaagaaggtgaacctgaagactggggtggtggttcctctctttttaagaaggtgaaccagaagactggggtggtggttcctctctttttaagaaggtgaaccagaagactggggtggtggttcctctctttaagaaggtgaaccagaagaccggggtggtggttcctctctctttaagaaggtgaacctgaagactggggtggtggttcctctctttttaagaaggtgaaccagaagactggggtggtggttcctctctttttaagaaggtgaaccagaagactggggtggtggttcctctctttaagaaggtgaaccagaagactggggtggtggttcctctctctttaagaaggtgaacctgaagactggggtggtggttcctctctttttaagaaggtgaaccagaagactggggtggtggttcctgtctttaagaaggtgaacctgaagaccggggtggtggttcctctctttaagaaggtgaaccagaagaccggggtggtggttcctctctttttaagaaggtgaaccagaagactggggtggtggttcctgtctttaagaaggtgaaccagaagactggggtggtggttcctctctctttaagaaggtgaacctgaagactggggtggtggttcctctctttttaagaaggtgaaccagaagactggggtggtggttcctctctttttaagaaggtgaaccagaagactggggtggtggttcctgtctttaagaaggtgaacctgaagaccggggtggtggttcctctctttaagaaggggaacctgaagaccggggtggtggttcctctctttaagaaggtgaaccagaagaccggggtggtggttcctctctttttaagaaggtgaacctgaagactggggtggtggttcctctctttttaagaaggtgaaccagaagactggggtggtggttcctctctttttaagaaggtgaaccagaagactggggtggtggttcctgtctttaagaaggtgaacctgaagaccggggtggtggttcctctctttaagaaggggaacctgaAGACCGGGGtgatggttcctctctttaagaaggtgaaccagaagaccggggtggtggttcctctctttttaagaaggggaacctgaagatcggggtggtggttcctctctttaagaaggggaacctgaagaccggggtggtggtttctctctttaagaaggggaacctgaagaccggggtggtggttcctctctttaagaaggtgaaccagaagaccggggtggtggttcctctctttttaagaaggtgaacctgaagactggggtggtggttcctctctttttaagaaggtgaaccagaagactgcggtggtggttcctctctttttaagaaggtgaaccagaagactggggtggtggttcctgtctttaagaaggggaacctgaagatcggggtggtggttcctctctttaagaaggggaacctgaagaccggggtggtggttcctctctttaagaaggtgaaccagaagaccggggtggtggttcctctctttttaagaaggtgaacctgaagactggggtggtggttcctctctttttaagaaggtgaaccagaagactggggtggtggttcctctctttttaagaaggtgaaccagaagactggggtggtggttcctgtctttaagaaggtgaacctgaagaccggggtggtggttcctgtctttaagaaggtgaaccagaagactggggtggtggttcctctctctttaagaaggtgaacctgaagactggggtggtggttcctctctttttaag
Above is a genomic segment from Nerophis ophidion isolate RoL-2023_Sa linkage group LG02, RoL_Noph_v1.0, whole genome shotgun sequence containing:
- the LOC133548274 gene encoding zinc finger protein 248-like, yielding MLMLHHHKVNMTSVKNIFSPERQEWTSRMEQEEPQPPYIKEEEEDYSVSQDGEHPEGLEEFSVIRVIVKGEEEEEVKGESEERGEAERPSSSSARHMTTEGDGGDLAPLSDGDEATSHSADSDDEDEKMGQKDNTRFICSQCGKTFSERCNLKRHTRIHTGGKPFTCSVCGAGFARKDDLKIHTRTHTGEKPFSCSVCDKSFCVQTNLVRHMRTHTGEKPYSCSICNATFCFRTNLVRHTRTHTGERPYACSSCNKSFCVQSHLVRHTRTHTGEKVFSCGVCDQRFSYKYQLNKHKCVADLGNRGRSSMTS